The following proteins come from a genomic window of Nicotiana tomentosiformis chromosome 12, ASM39032v3, whole genome shotgun sequence:
- the LOC104105635 gene encoding histidine kinase 3 isoform X3, giving the protein MSLFHVIGFGLKLGNLLLTLCWWLVSLMSMNWLNNGEVMSSKTLLGDGEQILMKLWEGIAEDQFNVSMNHVQAMSILISTFHHARNPSAIDQGTFARYTERTAFERPLTSGVAYAVRVIHSERKEFEKQQGWSIRRMDTLEQTPVHKDDEYDRDGLEPSPVQAEYAPVIFAQDTIAHVISVDMLSGEEDRENVLRARESGKGVLTAPFRLLKTNRLGVIKTFAVYKTDLPSNATPNERIQATDGYLGGVLDIESLVEKLLQQLASKQTILVNVYDTTNISHPISMYGSNVSSDGVKHVSALNFGDPFRRHEMRCRFKQKPPWPWLGITTATGILVIALLIGQIFHATINRIAKVEDDYHEMMVLKKRAEAADVAKSQFLATVSHEIRTPMNGVLGMLHMLMDTNLDVTQQDYVSTAQASGKALVSLINEVLDQAKIESGKLELEAVCFDVRATLDEVLSLFSGKSQEKGVELAVYISDKVPDVLIGDPGRFRQIITNLMGNSIKFTEKGHIFVMVHLVEEVIESSEEFKMESSLKCTLSGLHVADKRQSWRSFVAFNQEGSASFTSSSLGQINLIVSVEDTGVGIPLEAQSRIFTPFMQVGPSIARIHGGTGIGLSISKCLVQLMKGEIGFVSLPKIGSTFTFTAVFTNGRCNWNEQKSQQINNPSNSVSSEFHGMRALIVDPRTVRARVSQYHMKRLGVHSEVVSDLNHGLSYLRTDNRVTNMILIEQEIWDTDLGMSSLFVKNLRDIDANVPPKLFILANSINSSRVGVANGFSTPFVIMKPLRVSMLAASLQRAMGVGNKGNCTNGELSGSSLSKLLQGRKILVVDDNNVNLRVAAAALKKYGADVVCTDSGKKAITFLKPPHQFDACFMDIQMPEMDGFAATKRIRDMESDINSRIQLGQLPVEAYGNASSWKVPILAMTADVIQATNEQCQKCGMDGYVSKPFEAEQLYQEVSRFFHVKPNQNS; this is encoded by the exons ATGAGTTTGTTCCATGTAATTGGGTttggtttgaaattggggaacTTACTGTTGACTCTATGTTGGTGGTTAGTGTCTTTGATGTCCATGAATTGGTTAAATAATGGTGAAGTTATGAGTAGCAAGACTTTGCTTGGTGATGGGGAGCAGATATTGATGAAATTGTGGGAAGGTATAGCAGAG GATCAGTTCAATGTTAGCATGAATCATGTGCAGGCCATGTCCATTCTCATTTCTACTTTCCACCATGCCAGGAACCCTTCTGCTATTGATCAG GGTACTTTTGCAAGATATACAGAAAGAACAGCGTTCGAGAGGCCTCTTACAAGTGGGGTAGCATATGCAGTAAGAGTGATCCACTCAGAAAGAAAAGAGTTTGAGAAGCAACAAGGTTGGAGTATTAGGAGAATGGATACACTTGAACAAACTCCAGTTCACAAAGATGACGAGTATGATAGAGATGGCCTGGAGCCATCACCAGTTCAGGCGGAATATGCCCCTGTTATTTTTGCACAGGATACTATTGCACATGTAATTTCTGTTGATATGCTCTCTGGAGAG GAAGATCGCGAGAATGTTTTACGTGCGAGGGAATCAGGAAAGGGTGTTCTCACGGCTCCCTTCAGGCTACTTAAAACAAATCGCCTTGGAGTGATAAAGACATTTGCAGTTTACAAAACTGATCTTCCTTCTAATGCAACTCCAAATGAAAGGATCCAAGCAACTGACGG GTATCTTGGTGGAGTCCTTGACATTGAGTCACTTGTAGAGAAGCTTCTTCAGCAGCTTGCAAGCAAGCAAACTATCCTTGTAAATGTGTATGATACAACTAATATCTCCCACCCTATTAGCATGTATGGTTCGAATGTGTCAAGTGATGGTGTGAAGCATGTCAGTGCCCTCAACTTTGGCGATCCATTTCGAAGGCATGAGATGCGTTGCAG ATTCAAACAGAAACCACCATGGCCTTGGCTAGGCATCACAACTGCAACAGGAATCCTTGTAATTGCATTGCTTATTGGGCAAATCTTTCATGCAACAATAAATAGAATAGCCAAAGTTGAGGATGATTATCATGAGATGATGGTGCTGAAAAAGCGTGCTGAAGCTGCTGACGTTGCAAAATCACAG TTTCTCGCTACTGTTTCCCACGAGATCAGGACCCCCATGAATGGTGTTCTTG GCATGCTTCATATGCTTATGGACACCAATCTAGATGTGACACAACAAGATTATGTCAGTACAGCTCAGGCCAGTGGTAAAGCTTTAGTTTCACTAATAAATGAGGTTTTGGACCAAGCAAAGATAGAATCTGGTAAGCTTGAGCTTGAGGCAGTCTGTTTTGATGTGAGAGCTACTCTGGATGAGGTTCTCTCGCTCTTTTCGGGGAAATCTCAAGAAAAAGGAGTTGAG TTGGCAGTTTACATCTCTGATAAGGTTCCCGATGTGCTCATTGGTGACCCTGGACGGTTTCGTCAGATTATCACAAACTTGATGGGAAACTCTATCAAA TTCACTGAGAAAGgtcatatatttgtgatggtcCATCTTGTCGAGGAAGTGATTGAGTCATCTGAGGAGTTCAAGATGGAATCGTCGTTAAAGTGCACTTTGAGTGGATTGCATGTAGCCGATAAACGACAGAGCTGGAGAAGTTTTGTAGCTTTCAATCAAGAAGGATCTGCTTCTTTCACATCTTCCTCGCTGGGTCAGATCAATCTGATAGTTTCAGTAGAAGACACTGGTGTAGGAATTCCTTTAGAAGCTCAATCTCGTATATTCACCCCCTTCATGCAGGTTGGTCCTTCTATTGCTCGCATCCATGGGGGAACAGGTATTGGACTTAGCATAAGCAAATGTTTGGTTCAACTTATGAAGGGTGAAATTGGATTTGTAAGTTTGCCAAAAATTGGATCCACCTTTACTTTTACTGCTGTTTTCACCAATGGCCGCTGTAATTGGAATGAGCAGAAGAGCCAACAAATCAACAATCCGTCAAACTCTGTTTCTTCAGAATTCCATGGCATGAGAGCCTTAATTGTTGACCCAAGAACTGTCCGTGCTAGGGTCTCACAGTATCACATGAAACGACTTGGAGTTCATTCTGAAGTGGTTTCAGATTTGAATCATGGTTTGTCTTACTTAAGAACTGACAACAGGGTCACAAATATGATCCTCATTGAACAGGAGATCTGGGATACTGATTTGGGAATGTCAAGTCTCTTTGTCAAAAACTTAAGAGATATCGATGCTAATGTCCCTCCTAAACTATTTATATTAGCTAACTCTATAAATTCTAGCCGAGTTGGTGTAGCCAATGGTTTTTCTACTCCATTTGTCATCATGAAGCCACTAAGGGTGAGTATGCTTGCTGCATCGCTCCAACGTGCCATGGGTGTTGGTAACAAAGGGAATTGCACGAATGGAGAGCTCTCCGGTTCTTCTCTTTCCAAGCTCCTTCAAGGGAGAAAAATTTTGGTTGTGGATGACAATAATGTGAACCTTAGAGTAGCTGCTGCTGCGCTGAAGAAGTATGGTGCTGATGTTGTCTGCACAGACAGTGGAAAAAAGGCAATCACTTTCTTAAAACCACCTCATCAGTTTGATGCATGTTTCATGGATATTCAGATGCCAGAAATGGATGG GTTTGCAGCTACAAAGAGAATCCGCGACATGGAATCTGACATCAATAGCCGTATCCAACTTGGACAACTTCCTGTTGAAGCTTATGGAAATGCTTCAAGCTGGAAAGTGCCCATTTTGGCCATGACTGCTGACGTGATTCAAGCTACAAATGAACAGTGTCAGAAATGTGGAATGGATGGTTATGTGTCGAAGCCATTTGAGGCTGAGCAACTTTATCAAGAAGTGTCACGCTTTTTTCACGTCAAACCAAATCAGAATAGCTGA
- the LOC104105635 gene encoding histidine kinase 3 isoform X1 — protein MSLFHVIGFGLKLGNLLLTLCWWLVSLMSMNWLNNGEVMSSKTLLGDGEQILMKLWEGIAEVSGKIYHCYPQYVVGKKWWRKLLIAWVLFWIVVSFSVFWYMSTQAFDKRKETLASMCDERARMLQDQFNVSMNHVQAMSILISTFHHARNPSAIDQGTFARYTERTAFERPLTSGVAYAVRVIHSERKEFEKQQGWSIRRMDTLEQTPVHKDDEYDRDGLEPSPVQAEYAPVIFAQDTIAHVISVDMLSGEEDRENVLRARESGKGVLTAPFRLLKTNRLGVIKTFAVYKTDLPSNATPNERIQATDGYLGGVLDIESLVEKLLQQLASKQTILVNVYDTTNISHPISMYGSNVSSDGVKHVSALNFGDPFRRHEMRCRFKQKPPWPWLGITTATGILVIALLIGQIFHATINRIAKVEDDYHEMMVLKKRAEAADVAKSQFLATVSHEIRTPMNGVLGMLHMLMDTNLDVTQQDYVSTAQASGKALVSLINEVLDQAKIESGKLELEAVCFDVRATLDEVLSLFSGKSQEKGVELAVYISDKVPDVLIGDPGRFRQIITNLMGNSIKFTEKGHIFVMVHLVEEVIESSEEFKMESSLKCTLSGLHVADKRQSWRSFVAFNQEGSASFTSSSLGQINLIVSVEDTGVGIPLEAQSRIFTPFMQVGPSIARIHGGTGIGLSISKCLVQLMKGEIGFVSLPKIGSTFTFTAVFTNGRCNWNEQKSQQINNPSNSVSSEFHGMRALIVDPRTVRARVSQYHMKRLGVHSEVVSDLNHGLSYLRTDNRVTNMILIEQEIWDTDLGMSSLFVKNLRDIDANVPPKLFILANSINSSRVGVANGFSTPFVIMKPLRVSMLAASLQRAMGVGNKGNCTNGELSGSSLSKLLQGRKILVVDDNNVNLRVAAAALKKYGADVVCTDSGKKAITFLKPPHQFDACFMDIQMPEMDGFAATKRIRDMESDINSRIQLGQLPVEAYGNASSWKVPILAMTADVIQATNEQCQKCGMDGYVSKPFEAEQLYQEVSRFFHVKPNQNS, from the exons ATGAGTTTGTTCCATGTAATTGGGTttggtttgaaattggggaacTTACTGTTGACTCTATGTTGGTGGTTAGTGTCTTTGATGTCCATGAATTGGTTAAATAATGGTGAAGTTATGAGTAGCAAGACTTTGCTTGGTGATGGGGAGCAGATATTGATGAAATTGTGGGAAGGTATAGCAGAGGTGAGTGGTAAGATTTACCATTGTTACCCTCAGTATGTCGTAGGAAAGAAGTGGTGGAGGAAGCTTTTGATAGCATGGGTATTATTTTGGATAGTTGTATCTTTTTCAGTATTCTGGTACATGAGCACTCAAGCTTTTGACAAGAGAAAAGAAACACTTGCAAGTATGTGTGATGAGAGGGCTCGGATGTTACAGGATCAGTTCAATGTTAGCATGAATCATGTGCAGGCCATGTCCATTCTCATTTCTACTTTCCACCATGCCAGGAACCCTTCTGCTATTGATCAG GGTACTTTTGCAAGATATACAGAAAGAACAGCGTTCGAGAGGCCTCTTACAAGTGGGGTAGCATATGCAGTAAGAGTGATCCACTCAGAAAGAAAAGAGTTTGAGAAGCAACAAGGTTGGAGTATTAGGAGAATGGATACACTTGAACAAACTCCAGTTCACAAAGATGACGAGTATGATAGAGATGGCCTGGAGCCATCACCAGTTCAGGCGGAATATGCCCCTGTTATTTTTGCACAGGATACTATTGCACATGTAATTTCTGTTGATATGCTCTCTGGAGAG GAAGATCGCGAGAATGTTTTACGTGCGAGGGAATCAGGAAAGGGTGTTCTCACGGCTCCCTTCAGGCTACTTAAAACAAATCGCCTTGGAGTGATAAAGACATTTGCAGTTTACAAAACTGATCTTCCTTCTAATGCAACTCCAAATGAAAGGATCCAAGCAACTGACGG GTATCTTGGTGGAGTCCTTGACATTGAGTCACTTGTAGAGAAGCTTCTTCAGCAGCTTGCAAGCAAGCAAACTATCCTTGTAAATGTGTATGATACAACTAATATCTCCCACCCTATTAGCATGTATGGTTCGAATGTGTCAAGTGATGGTGTGAAGCATGTCAGTGCCCTCAACTTTGGCGATCCATTTCGAAGGCATGAGATGCGTTGCAG ATTCAAACAGAAACCACCATGGCCTTGGCTAGGCATCACAACTGCAACAGGAATCCTTGTAATTGCATTGCTTATTGGGCAAATCTTTCATGCAACAATAAATAGAATAGCCAAAGTTGAGGATGATTATCATGAGATGATGGTGCTGAAAAAGCGTGCTGAAGCTGCTGACGTTGCAAAATCACAG TTTCTCGCTACTGTTTCCCACGAGATCAGGACCCCCATGAATGGTGTTCTTG GCATGCTTCATATGCTTATGGACACCAATCTAGATGTGACACAACAAGATTATGTCAGTACAGCTCAGGCCAGTGGTAAAGCTTTAGTTTCACTAATAAATGAGGTTTTGGACCAAGCAAAGATAGAATCTGGTAAGCTTGAGCTTGAGGCAGTCTGTTTTGATGTGAGAGCTACTCTGGATGAGGTTCTCTCGCTCTTTTCGGGGAAATCTCAAGAAAAAGGAGTTGAG TTGGCAGTTTACATCTCTGATAAGGTTCCCGATGTGCTCATTGGTGACCCTGGACGGTTTCGTCAGATTATCACAAACTTGATGGGAAACTCTATCAAA TTCACTGAGAAAGgtcatatatttgtgatggtcCATCTTGTCGAGGAAGTGATTGAGTCATCTGAGGAGTTCAAGATGGAATCGTCGTTAAAGTGCACTTTGAGTGGATTGCATGTAGCCGATAAACGACAGAGCTGGAGAAGTTTTGTAGCTTTCAATCAAGAAGGATCTGCTTCTTTCACATCTTCCTCGCTGGGTCAGATCAATCTGATAGTTTCAGTAGAAGACACTGGTGTAGGAATTCCTTTAGAAGCTCAATCTCGTATATTCACCCCCTTCATGCAGGTTGGTCCTTCTATTGCTCGCATCCATGGGGGAACAGGTATTGGACTTAGCATAAGCAAATGTTTGGTTCAACTTATGAAGGGTGAAATTGGATTTGTAAGTTTGCCAAAAATTGGATCCACCTTTACTTTTACTGCTGTTTTCACCAATGGCCGCTGTAATTGGAATGAGCAGAAGAGCCAACAAATCAACAATCCGTCAAACTCTGTTTCTTCAGAATTCCATGGCATGAGAGCCTTAATTGTTGACCCAAGAACTGTCCGTGCTAGGGTCTCACAGTATCACATGAAACGACTTGGAGTTCATTCTGAAGTGGTTTCAGATTTGAATCATGGTTTGTCTTACTTAAGAACTGACAACAGGGTCACAAATATGATCCTCATTGAACAGGAGATCTGGGATACTGATTTGGGAATGTCAAGTCTCTTTGTCAAAAACTTAAGAGATATCGATGCTAATGTCCCTCCTAAACTATTTATATTAGCTAACTCTATAAATTCTAGCCGAGTTGGTGTAGCCAATGGTTTTTCTACTCCATTTGTCATCATGAAGCCACTAAGGGTGAGTATGCTTGCTGCATCGCTCCAACGTGCCATGGGTGTTGGTAACAAAGGGAATTGCACGAATGGAGAGCTCTCCGGTTCTTCTCTTTCCAAGCTCCTTCAAGGGAGAAAAATTTTGGTTGTGGATGACAATAATGTGAACCTTAGAGTAGCTGCTGCTGCGCTGAAGAAGTATGGTGCTGATGTTGTCTGCACAGACAGTGGAAAAAAGGCAATCACTTTCTTAAAACCACCTCATCAGTTTGATGCATGTTTCATGGATATTCAGATGCCAGAAATGGATGG GTTTGCAGCTACAAAGAGAATCCGCGACATGGAATCTGACATCAATAGCCGTATCCAACTTGGACAACTTCCTGTTGAAGCTTATGGAAATGCTTCAAGCTGGAAAGTGCCCATTTTGGCCATGACTGCTGACGTGATTCAAGCTACAAATGAACAGTGTCAGAAATGTGGAATGGATGGTTATGTGTCGAAGCCATTTGAGGCTGAGCAACTTTATCAAGAAGTGTCACGCTTTTTTCACGTCAAACCAAATCAGAATAGCTGA
- the LOC104105635 gene encoding histidine kinase 3 isoform X2, protein MSMNWLNNGEVMSSKTLLGDGEQILMKLWEGIAEVSGKIYHCYPQYVVGKKWWRKLLIAWVLFWIVVSFSVFWYMSTQAFDKRKETLASMCDERARMLQDQFNVSMNHVQAMSILISTFHHARNPSAIDQGTFARYTERTAFERPLTSGVAYAVRVIHSERKEFEKQQGWSIRRMDTLEQTPVHKDDEYDRDGLEPSPVQAEYAPVIFAQDTIAHVISVDMLSGEEDRENVLRARESGKGVLTAPFRLLKTNRLGVIKTFAVYKTDLPSNATPNERIQATDGYLGGVLDIESLVEKLLQQLASKQTILVNVYDTTNISHPISMYGSNVSSDGVKHVSALNFGDPFRRHEMRCRFKQKPPWPWLGITTATGILVIALLIGQIFHATINRIAKVEDDYHEMMVLKKRAEAADVAKSQFLATVSHEIRTPMNGVLGMLHMLMDTNLDVTQQDYVSTAQASGKALVSLINEVLDQAKIESGKLELEAVCFDVRATLDEVLSLFSGKSQEKGVELAVYISDKVPDVLIGDPGRFRQIITNLMGNSIKFTEKGHIFVMVHLVEEVIESSEEFKMESSLKCTLSGLHVADKRQSWRSFVAFNQEGSASFTSSSLGQINLIVSVEDTGVGIPLEAQSRIFTPFMQVGPSIARIHGGTGIGLSISKCLVQLMKGEIGFVSLPKIGSTFTFTAVFTNGRCNWNEQKSQQINNPSNSVSSEFHGMRALIVDPRTVRARVSQYHMKRLGVHSEVVSDLNHGLSYLRTDNRVTNMILIEQEIWDTDLGMSSLFVKNLRDIDANVPPKLFILANSINSSRVGVANGFSTPFVIMKPLRVSMLAASLQRAMGVGNKGNCTNGELSGSSLSKLLQGRKILVVDDNNVNLRVAAAALKKYGADVVCTDSGKKAITFLKPPHQFDACFMDIQMPEMDGFAATKRIRDMESDINSRIQLGQLPVEAYGNASSWKVPILAMTADVIQATNEQCQKCGMDGYVSKPFEAEQLYQEVSRFFHVKPNQNS, encoded by the exons ATGTCCATGAATTGGTTAAATAATGGTGAAGTTATGAGTAGCAAGACTTTGCTTGGTGATGGGGAGCAGATATTGATGAAATTGTGGGAAGGTATAGCAGAGGTGAGTGGTAAGATTTACCATTGTTACCCTCAGTATGTCGTAGGAAAGAAGTGGTGGAGGAAGCTTTTGATAGCATGGGTATTATTTTGGATAGTTGTATCTTTTTCAGTATTCTGGTACATGAGCACTCAAGCTTTTGACAAGAGAAAAGAAACACTTGCAAGTATGTGTGATGAGAGGGCTCGGATGTTACAGGATCAGTTCAATGTTAGCATGAATCATGTGCAGGCCATGTCCATTCTCATTTCTACTTTCCACCATGCCAGGAACCCTTCTGCTATTGATCAG GGTACTTTTGCAAGATATACAGAAAGAACAGCGTTCGAGAGGCCTCTTACAAGTGGGGTAGCATATGCAGTAAGAGTGATCCACTCAGAAAGAAAAGAGTTTGAGAAGCAACAAGGTTGGAGTATTAGGAGAATGGATACACTTGAACAAACTCCAGTTCACAAAGATGACGAGTATGATAGAGATGGCCTGGAGCCATCACCAGTTCAGGCGGAATATGCCCCTGTTATTTTTGCACAGGATACTATTGCACATGTAATTTCTGTTGATATGCTCTCTGGAGAG GAAGATCGCGAGAATGTTTTACGTGCGAGGGAATCAGGAAAGGGTGTTCTCACGGCTCCCTTCAGGCTACTTAAAACAAATCGCCTTGGAGTGATAAAGACATTTGCAGTTTACAAAACTGATCTTCCTTCTAATGCAACTCCAAATGAAAGGATCCAAGCAACTGACGG GTATCTTGGTGGAGTCCTTGACATTGAGTCACTTGTAGAGAAGCTTCTTCAGCAGCTTGCAAGCAAGCAAACTATCCTTGTAAATGTGTATGATACAACTAATATCTCCCACCCTATTAGCATGTATGGTTCGAATGTGTCAAGTGATGGTGTGAAGCATGTCAGTGCCCTCAACTTTGGCGATCCATTTCGAAGGCATGAGATGCGTTGCAG ATTCAAACAGAAACCACCATGGCCTTGGCTAGGCATCACAACTGCAACAGGAATCCTTGTAATTGCATTGCTTATTGGGCAAATCTTTCATGCAACAATAAATAGAATAGCCAAAGTTGAGGATGATTATCATGAGATGATGGTGCTGAAAAAGCGTGCTGAAGCTGCTGACGTTGCAAAATCACAG TTTCTCGCTACTGTTTCCCACGAGATCAGGACCCCCATGAATGGTGTTCTTG GCATGCTTCATATGCTTATGGACACCAATCTAGATGTGACACAACAAGATTATGTCAGTACAGCTCAGGCCAGTGGTAAAGCTTTAGTTTCACTAATAAATGAGGTTTTGGACCAAGCAAAGATAGAATCTGGTAAGCTTGAGCTTGAGGCAGTCTGTTTTGATGTGAGAGCTACTCTGGATGAGGTTCTCTCGCTCTTTTCGGGGAAATCTCAAGAAAAAGGAGTTGAG TTGGCAGTTTACATCTCTGATAAGGTTCCCGATGTGCTCATTGGTGACCCTGGACGGTTTCGTCAGATTATCACAAACTTGATGGGAAACTCTATCAAA TTCACTGAGAAAGgtcatatatttgtgatggtcCATCTTGTCGAGGAAGTGATTGAGTCATCTGAGGAGTTCAAGATGGAATCGTCGTTAAAGTGCACTTTGAGTGGATTGCATGTAGCCGATAAACGACAGAGCTGGAGAAGTTTTGTAGCTTTCAATCAAGAAGGATCTGCTTCTTTCACATCTTCCTCGCTGGGTCAGATCAATCTGATAGTTTCAGTAGAAGACACTGGTGTAGGAATTCCTTTAGAAGCTCAATCTCGTATATTCACCCCCTTCATGCAGGTTGGTCCTTCTATTGCTCGCATCCATGGGGGAACAGGTATTGGACTTAGCATAAGCAAATGTTTGGTTCAACTTATGAAGGGTGAAATTGGATTTGTAAGTTTGCCAAAAATTGGATCCACCTTTACTTTTACTGCTGTTTTCACCAATGGCCGCTGTAATTGGAATGAGCAGAAGAGCCAACAAATCAACAATCCGTCAAACTCTGTTTCTTCAGAATTCCATGGCATGAGAGCCTTAATTGTTGACCCAAGAACTGTCCGTGCTAGGGTCTCACAGTATCACATGAAACGACTTGGAGTTCATTCTGAAGTGGTTTCAGATTTGAATCATGGTTTGTCTTACTTAAGAACTGACAACAGGGTCACAAATATGATCCTCATTGAACAGGAGATCTGGGATACTGATTTGGGAATGTCAAGTCTCTTTGTCAAAAACTTAAGAGATATCGATGCTAATGTCCCTCCTAAACTATTTATATTAGCTAACTCTATAAATTCTAGCCGAGTTGGTGTAGCCAATGGTTTTTCTACTCCATTTGTCATCATGAAGCCACTAAGGGTGAGTATGCTTGCTGCATCGCTCCAACGTGCCATGGGTGTTGGTAACAAAGGGAATTGCACGAATGGAGAGCTCTCCGGTTCTTCTCTTTCCAAGCTCCTTCAAGGGAGAAAAATTTTGGTTGTGGATGACAATAATGTGAACCTTAGAGTAGCTGCTGCTGCGCTGAAGAAGTATGGTGCTGATGTTGTCTGCACAGACAGTGGAAAAAAGGCAATCACTTTCTTAAAACCACCTCATCAGTTTGATGCATGTTTCATGGATATTCAGATGCCAGAAATGGATGG GTTTGCAGCTACAAAGAGAATCCGCGACATGGAATCTGACATCAATAGCCGTATCCAACTTGGACAACTTCCTGTTGAAGCTTATGGAAATGCTTCAAGCTGGAAAGTGCCCATTTTGGCCATGACTGCTGACGTGATTCAAGCTACAAATGAACAGTGTCAGAAATGTGGAATGGATGGTTATGTGTCGAAGCCATTTGAGGCTGAGCAACTTTATCAAGAAGTGTCACGCTTTTTTCACGTCAAACCAAATCAGAATAGCTGA